One Cuculus canorus isolate bCucCan1 chromosome 1, bCucCan1.pri, whole genome shotgun sequence DNA segment encodes these proteins:
- the LOC128850185 gene encoding C-type lectin APL-like has translation MGAVPTRQRLLGCLLLLAFLGVDSLPADRILEERAGTSILAAAPDVQPYVLQEPPVRAHICPHNWIHFRGHCYGYFTQRKTQAEAQEECNRYGPTGTLASIHTEGSSVVLGEYVASQQDRANVWIGLKDEEHTGTWRWSDSSVLDYLHWDWGQPVQWRNWYCVVLGQNSAFQYWRNYSCQEQFPFLCQYQV, from the exons atgggtgCTGTGCCCACACGTCAACGCCTGCTCGGTTGCCTTCTCCTCCTGGCCTTCCTGGGTGTTGATTCCCTGCCTGCCGACCGGATCCTGGAGGAACGTGCTGGCACCTCCATCCTGGCAGCAGCACCCG ATGTCCAGCCCTACGTCCTGCAAGAGCCCCCCGTGAGGGCGCACATCTGCCCCCACAACTGGATCCACTTCAGGGGCCACTGCTACGGGTACTTCACCCAGAGGAAAACCCAGGCCGAGGcgcag GAGGAATGCAACCGCTACGGCCCCACGGGGACTCTGGCGTCCATCCACACCGAGGGGAGCAGCGTCGTCCTGGGCGAGTACGTGGCCTCCCAGCAGGATAGAGCCAACGTCTGGATTGGCCTGAAGGACGAGGAGCAC acCGGGACATGGAGGTGGTCGGATAGCTCCGTCCTGGACTACCTGCACTGGGATTGGGGTCAACCCGTCCAATGGAGGAACTGGTACTGTGTGGTCCTCGGGCAGAACTCAG CTTTCCAGTATTGGCGCAACTACTCCTGCCAGGAGCAGttccccttcctctgccagTACCAGGTGTGA
- the LOC128849253 gene encoding C-type Lectin CRL-like codes for MGAGPTRQRLLGCLLLLAFLGVDSLPADRILEERAGTSILAAAPDVQPYVLQEPPVRAHICPHNWIHFRGHCYGYFTQRKTQAEAQEECSRYGPTGTLASIHTEGSSVVLGEYVASQQDRDNVWIGLKDEEHTGTWRWSDSSVLDYLHWDWGQPVQWRNWYCVVLGQNSAFQYWRNYSCQEQFPFLCQYQV; via the exons atgggtgctgggccCACACGTCAACGCCTGCTCGGTTGCCTTCTCCTCCTGGCCTTCCTGGGGGTCGATTCCCTGCCCGCCGACCGGATCCTGGAGGAACGTGCTGGCACCTCCATCCTGGCAGCAGCACCCG ATGTCCAGCCCTACGTCCTGCAAGAGCCCCCCGTGAGGGCGCACATCTGCCCCCACAACTGGATCCACTTCAGGGGCCACTGCTACGGGTACTTCACCCAGAGGAAAACCCAGGCCGAGGcgcag GAGGAATGCAGCCGCTATGGCCCCACGGGGACTCTGGCGTCCATCCACACCGAGGGGAGCAGCGTCGTCCTGGGCGAGTACGTGGCCTCCCAGCAGGATAGAGACAACGTCTGGATTGGCCTGAAGGACGAGGAGCAC acCGGGACATGGAGGTGGTCGGATAGCTCCGTCCTGGACTACCTGCACTGGGATTGGGGTCAACCCGTCCAATGGAGGAACTGGTACTGTGTGGTCCTCGGGCAGAACTCAG CTTTCCAGTATTGGCGCAACTACTCCTGCCAGGAGCAGttccccttcctctgccagTACCAGGTGTGA